Proteins from a genomic interval of Pseudomonadota bacterium:
- a CDS encoding LemA family protein, protein MKKAFMYIAVIFVVFSLSGCGYNTMQANEEAVKAAWGDVEASYQRRSDLIPNLVEVVKGYAKHEKDTLQAVTEARAKVGSMQVSKDMVGDPKTMAQFQAAQGAMSSALSRLMVVVEKYPDLKANQNFMDLQHQLEGTENRINVARVRYNKSVQTFNTSIRIFPNSMTNSMLLHLTPKEAFKAEAGAEKAPAVKF, encoded by the coding sequence ATGAAAAAGGCATTTATGTACATTGCTGTTATTTTTGTTGTTTTCAGTCTATCAGGCTGCGGCTACAATACTATGCAGGCCAACGAAGAGGCAGTAAAGGCTGCATGGGGGGATGTTGAGGCGTCATACCAGAGAAGAAGTGACCTGATTCCTAATCTTGTTGAAGTTGTCAAAGGCTATGCAAAGCATGAAAAGGATACGCTTCAGGCTGTTACAGAGGCAAGGGCAAAAGTAGGAAGCATGCAGGTCTCAAAAGATATGGTCGGCGATCCTAAAACCATGGCTCAGTTTCAGGCTGCACAGGGGGCTATGAGCAGCGCGCTCTCAAGACTCATGGTAGTTGTTGAAAAATATCCGGACCTGAAGGCAAATCAGAATTTTATGGATCTCCAGCACCAGCTTGAAGGCACGGAAAACAGGATAAATGTGGCCAGGGTGAGGTATAATAAGAGTGTACAGACATTCAATACATCCATACGGATATTCCCGAACAGTATGACAAACAGTATGCTGCTCCACCTGACACCCAAAGAGGCTTTTAAAGCAGAGGCAGGTGCGGAAAAAGCACCGGCAGTGAAGTTTTAA
- a CDS encoding TPM domain-containing protein, with protein MKRTEMIRKFLFKILLFFLFLTIQYSIFNIHCFALDVPPLKGYVNDYANMISASALTQIEAELKAFEQSDSTQVVILTIPSLEGEVLEEYSIKVGETWKIGQKGKDNGIIFLVSNQDRKIRIELGRGLEGKLTDMTAGRIIDLVVKPRFKRGDFDGGFTAGIHSLIDATRGEFKAETRTSPARKKGISSYFTILFFAGVVLLFLGRTSKVLGGTAGALGLPAVLYLFFGAPLILIVIFGLLGLAMGIFLPVLFSAGGGHGGDWWFGGGGWGSGGGGSDSGGGFDGGGGGDFGGGGGSGDW; from the coding sequence GTGAAAAGAACTGAAATGATTAGGAAGTTCCTTTTTAAAATACTATTATTTTTTTTGTTTCTTACTATTCAATATTCAATATTCAATATTCACTGTTTTGCCCTCGATGTTCCACCTCTTAAAGGTTATGTAAACGACTACGCGAATATGATCTCTGCTTCCGCACTTACTCAGATCGAGGCGGAGCTTAAAGCCTTTGAGCAGTCCGATTCAACGCAGGTTGTCATACTTACGATCCCGTCACTTGAGGGGGAGGTGCTGGAAGAGTATTCCATCAAAGTTGGAGAAACCTGGAAAATCGGTCAGAAAGGCAAGGACAACGGCATTATTTTTCTTGTTTCGAATCAGGACAGGAAGATCCGTATTGAATTAGGTCGGGGTCTGGAAGGCAAACTTACCGACATGACTGCGGGAAGGATTATTGATCTGGTAGTAAAACCAAGGTTTAAAAGAGGGGATTTTGACGGAGGATTTACCGCCGGAATACACTCCCTGATTGATGCAACACGGGGAGAGTTTAAGGCTGAAACCAGAACATCTCCTGCAAGGAAGAAAGGCATTTCCTCTTATTTCACAATTTTGTTTTTTGCCGGTGTTGTCCTGCTTTTTCTCGGCAGGACCTCAAAGGTCCTGGGGGGTACAGCCGGTGCTCTTGGATTGCCTGCTGTTCTATATCTGTTCTTCGGTGCCCCGTTGATACTGATTGTGATCTTTGGCCTATTAGGTTTGGCAATGGGCATCTTTTTGCCGGTTTTATTCTCTGCCGGTGGAGGCCATGGTGGCGACTGGTGGTTTGGCGGAGGAGGTTGGGGAAGCGGTGGCGGCGGTAGCGATTCAGGTGGAGGTTTCGACGGAGGCGGTGGCGGTGACTTCGGCGGTGGCGGCGGTTCAGGAGACTGGTAG